A window from Garra rufa chromosome 14, GarRuf1.0, whole genome shotgun sequence encodes these proteins:
- the LOC141284453 gene encoding G2/M phase-specific E3 ubiquitin-protein ligase-like produces the protein MPLQLLAIHVNSCSSVSFSDSDESITVDAAEGVHDEGSKELFNCDSDVEFVPPVLNAEPSKKSEYASCPICQAPYPLDVLEVHASTCGERHEENQRTLDVEKNEPKSLDDILQNLAEQVDNSQTFSVCVTRSNFFHRALQQWKRQKKSTPKCSLKVCFVGEAGIDTGAIKKEFLTDLMNGIELRYFEPGPDNKGKNPIYSISALEESYFRSFGEIIACSLAQGGPAPDFMRNWCYTYLATGDFDCLVVTSEDVTDVETIELIEKVRIATDDELRGLTDDLLSCGYTGLIKTDRKDLIIRTIILHSLARVLPMLDQMRKGLQLYNLPDVMEQHMDLCRPLFVPLQDNKPDANFLMASCKPDLSEKGTSRHNLEQSILNYFQDFLQELEDVDTEVVSNTKTLTVPAVLQWLTGQAHKPVLPSERNNFEIHVKFNHVCQQEAHVICFPIVSACTKTITFPVAHMSSYSEFKHVLTLALRFGNVFGRV, from the exons ATGCCATTACAGCTCCTGGCAATCCATGTCAACTCCTGTAGCAGTGTAAGTTTTTCTGACAGTGATGAATCAATAACTGTGGATGCTGCAGAAGGTGTGCATGATGAAGGCAGCAAAGAA CTATTCAATTGTGACTCTGATGTGGAATTTGTTCCACCTGTTCTGAATGCAGAACCATCCAAAAAG AGTGAGTATGCGTCTTGCCCAATATGCCAGGCACCATATCCTCTTGATGTTCTAGAGGTGCATGCAAGCACATGTGGTGAGAG ACATGAAGAAAACCAAAGAACCTTGGATGTAGAAAAAAACGAGCCTAAAAG CCTTGATGACATCCTGCAAAATCTAGCTGAACAGGTGGACAACTCTCAGACTTTCTCAGTCTGTGTCACTCGATCTAACTTCTTTCATCGTGCTCTTCAACAAtggaaaagacaaaagaaaagCACCCCAAAATGCTCCcttaaagtttgttttgttggaGAGGCAGGTATAGATACAGGAGCAATAAAGAAGGAGTTCCTTACTG ACCTGATGAATGGAATTGAATTGCGCTACTTTGAGCCAGGCCCTGACAACAAGGGAAAGAATCCTATATACTCAATAAGTGCCCTGGAGGAGAGCTACTTCAG GAGCTTTGGAGAGATCATTGCTTGCTCCTTGGCTCAAGGAGGTCCAGCACCTGACTTCATGCGCAATTGGTGCTACACCTATCTTGCTACAGGAGATTTTGACTGTTTGGTGGTAACCTCTGAAGATGTCACAGATGTAGAAACCATCGAATTGATTGAAAAG GTAAGAATAGCCACCGATGACGAATTACGGGGTCTCACTGATGATCTGCTTTCCTGTGGATATACGGGTCTCATAAAAACAGACAGAAAGGACCTAATAATAAG AACAATCATTCTACACTCCCTGGCCCGAGTTCTGCCCATGCTTGACCAAATGCGAAAAGGCTTGCAGCTCTACAACCTTCCAGATGTGATGGAACAACACATGGACCTCTGTCGGCCCTTGTTTGTGCCACTTCAGGATAACAAG CCCGATGCAAACTTCCTTATGGCAAGCTGCAAACCTGACTTGAGTGAAAAAGGCACCTCAAGACACAATCTTGAACAAAGTATTCTGAACTACTTTCAAGATTTTCTTCAGGAACTAGAGGATGTTG ACACTGAAGTGGTTTCAAACACCAAGACACTTACAGTTCCGGCTGTCCTGCAGTGGTTAACTGGCCAGGCACACAAGCCAGTACTACCAAGTGAGAGAAACAATTTTGAAATTCATGTCAAATTCAATCATGTCTGCCAACAGGAAGCACATGTAATTTGTTTTCCAATAGTTAGTGCTTGTACCAAGACCATAACTTTTCCAGTGGCACACATGAGCTCATACAGTGAGTTCAAACATGTGCTAACTCTGGCTCTGCGTTTTGGGAATGTCTTTGGTAGAGTTTAA